Within Candidatus Stygibacter australis, the genomic segment TGTCATCCTTTGAAAGTGCATCCTCTGCCTGACGGATCTTTTCGCCAAATTCATAATAAGTGTTATGCAGATAGCCATCCAGTTCACTGTATTCTTCCAGATACTCAAATCTGCCACCATTATAGAATTCATCTGTAACATCATTGATCACATCAGGGCTTACGCCATAACTGAGCGCTATCCAGACATTATCCTTTAAATGATACTTCAAGGCAGCGTATAGATCTACAAATACATCTTCATCATTCCCAAAATCTGTTATAAGACCCAGGAAATCACTATTATACATGGGAATACGGGTATCTGTGCAGATTTTCCAGTGACTGCTGATATCATAATTAAGCCGCACAAAGTTTTCTATCAGCTGAGGACTAAAGAAGAAATCAATCTGGGCAATATTTACTTCGTATTCGGCATTCAGCTTCCACCAGTCATAACTTAATTTCAGGTTCCACAATAAACCGGTTTCATATCCCATCAGCAAATATTGGGCAAAATCAAGTTCGTTATAGGTTTGATACCATTTGCCATTGCCATCAGTGCGTTCCATAAAACGGTAATAATCATTCCAGGAGGCAACGCTGTCAGGATATTCTGTCTGCCAGCGTTTAAAGCCAGCTTCTACTTTCAGGTTATCTTTCTCGAAACTGGCATTTAAAGCGAATTTGCTTCGTTTGAATTCTGCTTCACTTACTACAGTAGATGGTAGAACCAGTACTGTATCAGGAAATTCTTCATAATGAAGGTTTACAGTATTCCATTGGAAAAATCCGCCTAAAGTAAGAGCTTGGGGAAATTTCATCTTCCAGCAGAAATGATCCTTAGTACCATCCTGCCAGACGAATTCTTTTTCCGTTATGAAATTGGAATCTCCAAAATCACGATATTCTTTATTATTTTCAAAGTCATAATGCTCATAGGCAAGAGAAAAGTCCATACTACCCTGCCAGCCCGGTTGTGAATAAGTAGAAGTTAATTTTGCGTCAATCTCCCAGATAGGATTTTTATCAACAATATCTCCTGAATAGGATAATGAATCATTAAATGTGTGGTTATACTGGCTATTTACGCGGCTGTTATAAAAGGAGCTGCCCAGCCATATTTTATTCATAAAAACCGATGTCAAAAAATCATATCCCAGCTGGATCCGTGCGGCTTCCACATCACGTTCTGCATCTCCAATCTGGTCAGCTGCAAAGGCTTCCAGCTTGATATCTATGGGAAGATGACTTAAATAAGCGATCTTATTATTGCCGGTAAAGAATTTTACACCCCTGTAACCATATCCAAAATTGTAGTTATATAATCCCTGCCCCCCAACTATCTGGAGCGGGTCATTAAAACTGACTTCACCCACATTATCAAAAGCATAAATATTCAAATAATCAGCATCAAGATGCATATAGGTTCGCTTATAATTGAGATGCGTCTTCCACATTTCCACACCTTCAGTGGTATTATTAATATTCAGAACTGTATATCCTTCCATATTTTCATTTAATTTCACCAGGATACCAAGATTGAGGTCATGATAAGGTTTATCAAGCAAATATCGGCTGGTATCACCTTTTTTCATGTTATTGAGCACGTAATAGCGACCATCAAAATATACTTTGGGATTTACTGCAGAAGGTTTTTTTGCTACCTGAACATCTTTGGTAACCATACCACCAGTCGCCACATCCACTAAAGAATTAGACCCGCCATAACCATCTTCTGCTGCGTTTGGATTATCATCATCTACCAGCCAGTTACCATCCACCACATATTTATACATATGGCTTCCTTCCGGTAATGCTATCACGATCTTCCAATTGCCATCAGCATCTTTGACCATCGGGTTTGCAGTTGTGTTCCAGTCATTAAAACTTCCTGCTACTGTTACTGAACCTGCATCAGGGGCATAATAACTGAATTCTATACCGTCATTGAGCTCTTTCACACTACTGAACAGTAAACAAGTGGAAAGTAAAACAACAAATAATATTAATTTCTTTTTCATATATTTCTCCTACCTGTATTCTTAAAACCAGCTCTTAACTATCAGCTTAATTTCGTCTTCCATCTCTCCAGCTGAGGTGAATCCATAATCATTCACAAGTCCATATTGTCCCCACCAGCTTGGTCCATACTGGATATAAGCTTCAGTATTTCCACCAACCTTGTAACTTACTTCACCAAATACACTAAATCGTGAACCTGCGCGGTCATTTGCTACCATTCCTCTTGAGAATAACTTCCAGCGTTC encodes:
- a CDS encoding glycogen-binding domain-containing protein is translated as MKKKLILFVVLLSTCLLFSSVKELNDGIEFSYYAPDAGSVTVAGSFNDWNTTANPMVKDADGNWKIVIALPEGSHMYKYVVDGNWLVDDDNPNAAEDGYGGSNSLVDVATGGMVTKDVQVAKKPSAVNPKVYFDGRYYVLNNMKKGDTSRYLLDKPYHDLNLGILVKLNENMEGYTVLNINNTTEGVEMWKTHLNYKRTYMHLDADYLNIYAFDNVGEVSFNDPLQIVGGQGLYNYNFGYGYRGVKFFTGNNKIAYLSHLPIDIKLEAFAADQIGDAERDVEAARIQLGYDFLTSVFMNKIWLGSSFYNSRVNSQYNHTFNDSLSYSGDIVDKNPIWEIDAKLTSTYSQPGWQGSMDFSLAYEHYDFENNKEYRDFGDSNFITEKEFVWQDGTKDHFCWKMKFPQALTLGGFFQWNTVNLHYEEFPDTVLVLPSTVVSEAEFKRSKFALNASFEKDNLKVEAGFKRWQTEYPDSVASWNDYYRFMERTDGNGKWYQTYNELDFAQYLLMGYETGLLWNLKLSYDWWKLNAEYEVNIAQIDFFFSPQLIENFVRLNYDISSHWKICTDTRIPMYNSDFLGLITDFGNDEDVFVDLYAALKYHLKDNVWIALSYGVSPDVINDVTDEFYNGGRFEYLEEYSELDGYLHNTYYEFGEKIRQAEDALSKDDRISLEAVIKF